The following nucleotide sequence is from Oceanivirga salmonicida.
ATTATCTTTTGCTATATTATTTGCATCAATTATTCTTTCAAATATTTTGTCAGGTTTTACTATTCTATTCGAATCATTATTATAGTAATCTTTTACTAAATTATTAAAATTTAATTTATGACCTTTCATTATTTCTTTATGTTGTAATCTTAGTGTATTACCTTCTATACCTAATTCTCTAATATAGTTCATAACTTTAATATCAGCATTAAATAATAATGAGAAAAATCTTATTCCATTTATTATATCATCTAAAGTAACTAATTTTTCATATTCTAAATGATTTAAATTAGTTAAATAATTATTTGTAAGGCTTGAATATTTTTCAAGAGACATTATAGCTTGTGAAGACTTAATAAGTAAATCAGCGATAGATTCTAATGTATATTTAAATTCTCCTTTAAATACCGTTATTTTATTTCTTCTTTCAGATATAGTTATAATCATATTTCCAGTTTGTTTAGCAATTCTATGGGCTGTTCTATGTCTAGTCCCACTTTCATCTGTTTCTATACCATGATTAGGTTGCAAATGTAAATTCGCACCATAAATTCTTGATATATTTCTTGAAATAACTATTGCTCCATCCATTTTGGCTAATTCATATACTTTTTGCGGACTAAAATCAGTATCAAGCGAAAATCCACCCTCCATTATTTCAGAGATTTCATCAGGCTCAGTTAAAATTATCAAAGCTCCCAATGATGCTTCTTTAATTCTGTCAACTGCATTTCTTAGTGGTTCACCTGGTGCTAATACATTAAAAATTTCATCAAATATTTGATTTTTATCTTTTTCTAGCATCAATTTATCCTTTCTACTAATTCTTTTATATTGTCTATATAATTTAGTTTTATATTAAATTTCTCATTTTTAAATTCTTTTTCCTGAATCTTAGGTAAATAAACACCAGTAAAACCTAATTTAATTAATTCATTAACTCTTTTTTTAATAAATGATACTGCCCTTACTTCGCCCCTAAGTCCTAACTCGCCTAAAACAGCTATTTTTCCACTAATTTCTTTTTTCTTAACTGATGAAATCAGTGATAATATAACTGCTAAATCACTCGCTCTTTCTTTAATTTCTATACCACCTGGTATATTTATATATACGTCATTCATATTAAAATCTAAATTCATAGATTTAGATAATATTGCTAATAATATTTCAATTCTATTTTTATCAAAACCTTGTATTATTCTTTTAGGATAACCATATATTGCCTTGGATACTAAACTTTGAACTTCAAATAGTATAACTCTACTACCTTCTATACTTGGAACTATAATACTTCCTATATTCTTTTCTTCTCTTGCAGATACAAAAAATTCAGAAGGATTTTTTATTTCGTTTATACCATTTTCTTTTATATCAAATATTGAAATTTCATTAGTTGAACCATATCTATTTTTTATACTTCTTACTATTCTATAATGATTATCTTCATCACCTTCAAAAGAAATTACACAATCTACCATATGTTCTAATAGTTTAGGTCCTGCCA
It contains:
- the disA gene encoding DNA integrity scanning diadenylate cyclase DisA, which translates into the protein MLEKDKNQIFDEIFNVLAPGEPLRNAVDRIKEASLGALIILTEPDEISEIMEGGFSLDTDFSPQKVYELAKMDGAIVISRNISRIYGANLHLQPNHGIETDESGTRHRTAHRIAKQTGNMIITISERRNKITVFKGEFKYTLESIADLLIKSSQAIMSLEKYSSLTNNYLTNLNHLEYEKLVTLDDIINGIRFFSLLFNADIKVMNYIRELGIEGNTLRLQHKEIMKGHKLNFNNLVKDYYNNDSNRIVKPDKIFERIIDANNIAKDN
- the radA gene encoding DNA repair protein RadA, with protein sequence MAKNKINYICNECMYKTSKWVGKCPNCDAWGTIEEEIIMKNIIIDKTSKKNPKLLKDIIIEKEFRLKTNYSEFDRVLGGGLTEAEVVLVTGAPGIGKSTFLLSLLNEYSSSNKTLYVSGEESIRQIKERADRINVNSEKLLILNETRLEYIKDIILEQKPKVVVIDSIQTIYSEEINSLPASVSQIRECSLKLIEIAKEFDISFYIVGHITKDGKLAGPKLLEHMVDCVISFEGDEDNHYRIVRSIKNRYGSTNEISIFDIKENGINEIKNPSEFFVSAREEKNIGSIIVPSIEGSRVILFEVQSLVSKAIYGYPKRIIQGFDKNRIEILLAILSKSMNLDFNMNDVYINIPGGIEIKERASDLAVILSLISSVKKKEISGKIAVLGELGLRGEVRAVSFIKKRVNELIKLGFTGVYLPKIQEKEFKNEKFNIKLNYIDNIKELVERIN